TCCACACGACCCTGGTAAGACAGATAAGAATGTTCACAGtgttgtctttaattttatttattatcttcacATAAATATTCAGTCTTACAGAAAATTCAGGTGATAGCATACACTACTCTACTCTTTGGGATCCATATAATATTATAAAGCAATCTGTAGATATATATTGTAATTATTCTTCTCAGATAGCTGAAACTCATGAAAttagagaataaacaaaaagaaaaacagcattagaagaatgataaattaaaaacacattacaAGATATTTATTAGTGTAAAGCAAATTTCATGCTAAATTTGACTGAAAACCTTAACTAGGTAATAGTGctataatttgatttttagtGCTCCTATAAATGAATTATgtgatttataaatttaaatgaacAGGGATCCATAACACTTATGCCTGTAGAATCATCTGCCTGTCTAATTCTATCTTCTACCTTGTCCTTAAGCTAATATCCATCACTCCATACTTTTGGGAAAGGAGATAATATAACCATCATAATTCCCTGAGAAAACACCCTGGAATGATTTTTCCATCAATCTATCTACTTGACACACCCTAGCAACGAAAATGCTAACCTCATCTTCCTGGAATCTAATTACTCTCTTGTACTGTGTTCATTCATATGATGCTTTCAGATTTTTATGTATCAACTGAATTTGCTCATTCTTTATGTAAAATGCATCATTGTCTATTGTATCTATAACCACAGTTTATAAATCAGTTTATAAATTTGTATGTTTATCTAAATTTTCCCTTTTTCATAACACATTCATATTCTTTTCAGCCTCCATTAGTAACAATCTGTTTCTGTCAATGCCTTAACTGTTACgtttctaaaaatgaaattaactgTATAAAGACATTTGTACACCCACTCTCTAAGCCACTGCTGTAGAGTGTCAGTTTCAGTTAGCAAGTGCACCTGCTTTTTTCAAGATCACTAGCATACTCTGAACTGCATTTGAATGTTTTAATACTCACTAAACTTGGCTGCTCAAACAGTTCATCTCTGTTATCATCATATACATggggaaacagggtctctttgtttttatggttttcatAAAGCATTCAGGCTTCCCATGGCTTAGGAGAGATAATCCTTCCCTTAAACTTCCACAACACTCTgtcttcatcatttttcttttagtagcCCACTCTTTTTGCCTGCTCATCTATTCTGTGGGATTAAAATGATCTATTTCTAGAGATCTATTTCTGGAGTGTCACACATGCATTCCAAACAtaagaacatcttttttttttccttttattttattttacaacaccattcagttctacatatcagccacagattcccttgttctcccccctcctgccccctccccttccccccagtccaccccccattcccacctcctccatggaaAAGCCTCAccctaggactgagatcgacctggtagactcagtccaggcaggtccagtcccctccttccagactgagccaagcatccctgcataagccccaggtttcaaacagccatctcacgcaatgagcacaggacccagtaccactgcctagatgcctcccaaacagatcaagccaatcaactgtctcacctattcagaggtcctgatccagttgggggcccctcagcctttggttcatagttcatgtgtttccattcgtttggctatttgtccctgtgctttatccaaccttggtctcaacaattctcactcatataaaccctcctctttctcgataattagactcccggagctccacccggggcttaGCCGCGGATCTCTGCATCcatattcctcagtccttggatggggtttctggcactactattagggtgtttgaccatcccatcaccagagtaggtcagctccggctgtctctcgaccattgccagcagtctattgtgggggtatcttgtggatttctgtaggtttAAGTAAGTTTCTCTTGATCACTTTAAACAGAATATTCAAAGTCCAATGCATTTGTTTTACTGTGTTTTAGGAACTGAGTCTCCCACATTGAAACATTCCAATTtcctacattcctagaagtgacTTTCTATGTACACAATCTGTTGGGACTTAAAATCtatgaacacaaaaataaatatataaatatttaaaaatataaatatataaataaaaataaatgtgcaaaATTATGTGCACATATTTTCTTGACTTAAGGATAAAACATTATTGTTTTTTCTAAATACCTCTACAATTGTAGATtaataaattttagttttctgGATAAAGCAATTTATTTCCTAGAGGAGTTATTTTTACCAGAATATTGTTTAAATActtttttatgacaataccattTGTTGCTTCTTAGGATGTCAGCGTTGTAAAGGCAAATGCTACAAATGCAGGACAACACGGAATTCCCGAGCAACTTCACATTGAATTATCCAACCTTCTTGTTGACTGGTATCCCGGGTCTAGAGTCTGCTCATGCCTGGATCTCCATCCCCTTCTGTTGTCTTTATGCCACTGCCCTCTCTGGGAACAGCATGATCCTCTTTATCATTGTGACTCAGCATAGTCTGCATGAACCTATGTACTATTGCCTCTCCATGCTCTCAGCCACTGACCTGGGTTTGACTGTTTCTACAATGACAACCACCTTGAGGATCCTGTGGTTTCATGCAAATGAAATCAGTCTAGATTTGTGCATTGTTCAGATGTTTTTTCTTCATGGGTTCACTTGTATAGAATCTGGGGTGCTAGTGGCTATGGCTTTTGACCGTTATgtagcaatttgtaatcctcttAGATACACCACAATTCTTACTAATTCTAGAATCATTCAGATGGGTTTCCTAGTGATTATGCGCACTATAGTATTAATAATTCCCCTACTTTTGCTCCTTAAGCCTGTTTCTTTCTGTAAAGTGAATACCCTCTCCCATTCCTACTGTTATTATCCAGATGTGTTTAAGTTAGCATGTTCAGACATTCGGGCCAACAGCATAGGTGGATTAGTTGGTCTCATTCTGACCACAGGGGCAGATATTCCATGCATTGTCTTGTCTTATGTATTGATCATTCGCTCTGTCCTCACTATTGCCTCCTCTGTAGAACGGTACAAAGTCTTCAGCACCTGTGTGTCCCACATTGGAGCAGTTGCGATTTTCTACATCCCTATGTTTAGCTTGTCCCTAGTGCATCGCTATGGTCGGTCAGCCCCCAAAGTAGTCCATTCAATGATGGCCAACGTTTACCTTCTTTCACCCCCTGTGCTCAACCCCATCATCTAtagtgtaaaaacaaaacaaatcagaaaggCCATCCTTAGTTTGCTCcttgcaaaataaacaaagattaCCCTTTACTTCTGAAAAACCTGGTGTGATTTTCTTGCTGCAAAAACAACTGTGGTTGGAGATTCCCCATTTTATATGTGAGTTTtcaagattttaatttatttagcaATGTTTAGTGAATATTTAGGTGTTTTATGTTTCAAATACAAGTTTTACTGTATTGcattcacagcaatataaaatataaatgaagagaATAAATAGTTCAGACAAGTCATTATCAAGTGACAGTCAAAAGAAAAGTTTGGGGAATTGGGGATACACAATTCTTTATTTGATAAATGAAATAGATATCAGTGTCTAGAAGAGAACATCAAGTAAAATGCAAGGAATCTTAGAGCAgatgttgttgctttgtttctcaatgatttattaagaaatttatattatgaaaatttatataataacaatagttctttaaaaaattagtttaatTCATATTATCTGGATCataagaaaatcaaagcaaagtgAACATACTCATACtaaattcaataaaatttcaTGTTCTATGAATGTCATAAATGACTTATGTGACTTCCTTACCAACCAACAAGCTAAAGTCGAAGTTGATTCTCTGCTGATAAGTAATTTATACAAAGTCAGACACAACATATTTGTTTCCTGAAAACTGATTCAGGAAACTTTTTTGATTTAGGAGACAGCAAAAAGCCTAAACTCTCTGTTTTATGGAGGAAATTAGAGATGCAAACAACATAATTGACATACACGATGGATGTCACATGCATCTCACAAAACTTTGACACCAGTGTGATGGATCCAGTGCACATTAGCTTGCAAACCCATTTTGTATATCCAACTATGGACTGATTAAAAGATGACTTTCCCCCAAGATACTTGGAGCATCAGCACACATGTGGTAAAGGTATACTTTACTGTGTTAGCCCTTGCATGGAGTAACAGAAATTTAAGGATCAATAAGCATACACCTTTTGTTTAATAAGgttttttaatatatgtaaaacatgaacatatgcaagaaattaaaataatgcatTTAATGGTATTGTGGCTGATAACTCAAAAGTAGTATTCCACCCAGTTTGCCTTGCAATCTGAAATTTAAGGATTTCTAAGGATGGATCAGGAAGATATTTTGGAAGCAATTCTGTGTAAGAATGTAAGAAAGGTTATATGTTCACGGGAGaatataaactttaaaatcatAGTCCTTACTGAAATAGGTCTTgtgataaagaaaacacagacattattCTGAACTCAGTGAAAtatgattgttttttaaatgtccacTATTATTGTTTATGTCTTGCACTATTCTAAAATTGTAGCCTCAGAAAAAGTAGAAAGCTTTACTCTTACAAAACTAACAAGAGAAATAAGACgttaaaaatgtaagagaaatATCTGGTACATGTAACACAGCAAAAACTAGTTGttatatatatccacatataaaatgaaaaattccattttttcttaaaaataatcaactaaaaatttaatataaaatctgAAATGTTGAAAGTGATagagaaaaatacagagaaaatacatCAAGATAAAGGCATCAACTGTTCTGAAAATAATCCACTGTAacagtaaatataaatattaagaaaCATGATCACACAATGTTAATAAGCTTCTCCACAGTAAACTAAATGATTGCAAGAGTGATTAGACGTGAAAAATATTACAAACCACACAATCACACAGGGATTACTAactataataaatgaaaaagtgcAAATATTAAACATTCTCCCCAAATTATGAATGAGCTAATCAAGTAAACAGCTCTCAAAATAAGCACAAATGTCAAATAAATGTCTGGTAGTGTTctgcatccttagccatcagtgaGACACCAATTAAAACTGCCTTCAGATTCCATCTTAAGAGATTCAGATAGTGACcaataaaagaagcaaacaaatccTAGTTAAAATATGGGGAAGGATGAATTCATATGCAATACTGCGGCTAATGTGACATGGTacagctactgtggaaatcagtgaggATGTTCCTCAAAGAACTAAAACTTTCGGTACCATGTGATCCTTCTATGGCATCTCATTCATATCA
The nucleotide sequence above comes from Peromyscus maniculatus bairdii isolate BWxNUB_F1_BW_parent chromosome 1, HU_Pman_BW_mat_3.1, whole genome shotgun sequence. Encoded proteins:
- the LOC143272195 gene encoding olfactory receptor 51F1-like; its protein translation is MLQMQDNTEFPSNFTLNYPTFLLTGIPGLESAHAWISIPFCCLYATALSGNSMILFIIVTQHSLHEPMYYCLSMLSATDLGLTVSTMTTTLRILWFHANEISLDLCIVQMFFLHGFTCIESGVLVAMAFDRYVAICNPLRYTTILTNSRIIQMGFLVIMRTIVLIIPLLLLLKPVSFCKVNTLSHSYCYYPDVFKLACSDIRANSIGGLVGLILTTGADIPCIVLSYVLIIRSVLTIASSVERYKVFSTCVSHIGAVAIFYIPMFSLSLVHRYGRSAPKVVHSMMANVYLLSPPVLNPIIYSVKTKQIRKAILSLLLAK